A DNA window from Vigna radiata var. radiata cultivar VC1973A unplaced genomic scaffold, Vradiata_ver6 scaffold_989, whole genome shotgun sequence contains the following coding sequences:
- the LOC106778637 gene encoding uncharacterized protein LOC106778637: protein MIGNEKLSPLVREIYPDISNTFKDSYILDFLNLPDIHNESDLQRGLVSQLKNFILELGKDFIFIGEEYKLQVGNSDFYIDLLFYHRGLQCLVAFELKADKFKPEHLGQLNFYLEALDRDVKKPNENPSIGILLCKDKDNEVVEYALSRTLSPTTVAEYQTQLPDKKLLQKKLHDLFEK from the coding sequence ATGATTGGAAATGAAAAACTCTCACCGCTGGTGAGAGAAATATATCCTGACATTTCAAATACCTTTAAAGACAGCTATATTCTGGACTTTCTCAATCTGCCTGATATTCATAACGAAAGTGATCTGCAAAGAGGATTAGTTAGTCAGTTGAAAAACTTTATATTGGAATTAGgtaaagattttattttcattggtGAAGAATACAAACTACAAGTCGGCAACAGTGATTTTTACATTGATTTGTTATTTTATCACAGAGGACTGCAATGTCTGGTAGCTTTTGAATTGAAAGCCGATAAATTTAAGCCGGAGCATCTGGGAcaacttaatttttatcttGAGGCATTAGACAGAGATGTGAAAAAGCCTAATGAAAATCCAAGCATAGGTATACTGCTATGTAAGGACAAAGATAACGAGGTAGTAGAATACGCATTGAGCAGAACATTGTCTCCTACAACAGTTGCAGAATACCAGACACAGCTTCCAGATAAAAAACTGCTTCAAAAAAAGCTTCatgatttgtttgaaaaataa